One segment of Streptomyces bathyalis DNA contains the following:
- a CDS encoding VOC family protein, whose amino-acid sequence MIDSPPDVADAGVAFWGAVIGREPQPEPGTPFTVLAPLGAGQVLAHQRLQDGPPRIHLDVETDDTAAEVARVERLGATKLSEQEDGCVQLRDPTGLVFCVVPVQSPDFDEYANTWP is encoded by the coding sequence TTGATCGACTCACCCCCTGATGTCGCGGACGCGGGGGTCGCCTTCTGGGGGGCAGTTATCGGCCGGGAGCCGCAGCCGGAGCCAGGGACGCCGTTCACGGTGCTTGCGCCGCTCGGCGCTGGACAGGTGCTGGCACATCAGCGTCTGCAGGACGGACCGCCGCGGATTCACCTCGACGTGGAGACCGACGACACGGCCGCCGAGGTGGCTCGTGTCGAGCGGCTTGGTGCCACGAAGCTGAGTGAGCAAGAAGACGGCTGCGTGCAACTACGAGACCCGACGGGGCTTGTCTTCTGCGTGGTGCCGGTGCAAAGCCCT